A single window of Macaca mulatta isolate MMU2019108-1 chromosome 9, T2T-MMU8v2.0, whole genome shotgun sequence DNA harbors:
- the ZSWIM8 gene encoding zinc finger SWIM domain-containing protein 8 isoform X6: MELMFAEWEDGERFSFEDSDRFEEDSLCSFISEAESLCQNWRGWRKQSAGPNSPTGGGGGGGSGGTRMRDGLVIPLVELSAKQVAFHIPFEVVEKVYPPVPEQLQLRIAFWSFPENEEDIRLYSCLANGSADEFQRGDQLFRMRAVKDPLQIGFHLSATVVPPQMVPPKGAYNVAVMFDRCRVTSCSCTCGAGAKWCTHVVALCLFRIHNASAVCLRAPVSESLSRLQRDQLQKFAQYLISELPQQILPTAQRLLDELLSSQSTAINTVCGAPDPTAGPSASDQSTWYLDESTLTDNIKKTLHKFCGPSPVVFSDVNSMYLSSTEPPAAAEWACLLRPLRGREPEGVWNLLSIVREMFKRRDSNAAPLLEILTDQCLTYEQITGWWYSVRTSASHSSASGHTGRSNGQSEVAAHACASMCDEMVTLWRLAVLDPALSPQRRRELCTQLRQWQLKVIENVKRGQHKKTLERLFPGFRPAVEACYFNWEEAYPLPGVTYSGTDRKLALCWARALPSRPGASRSGGLEESRDRPRPLPAEPAVRPKEPGTKRKGLGEGVPSSQRGPRRLSAEGGDKALHKMGPGGGKAKALGGAGSGSKGSAGGGSKRRLSSEDSSLEPDLAEMSLDDSSLALGAEASTFGGFPESPPPCPLHGGSRGPSAFLPEPPDTYEEDGGVYFSEGPEPPTASAGPPGLLPGDVCTRDDVPSTDESGSGLPKTKEAAPAVGEEDDDYQAYYLNAQDGAGGEEEKAEGGAGEEHDLFAGLKPLEQESRMEVLFACAEALHAHGYSNEASRLTVELAQDLLANPPDLKGKKNKVSTSRQTWVATNTLSKAAFLLTVLSERPEHHNLAFRVGMFALELQRPPASTKALEVKLAYQESEVAALLKKIPLGPSEMSTMRCRAEELREGTLCDYRPVLPLMLASFIFDVLCAPVVSPTGSRPPSRNWNSETPGDEELGFEAAVAALGMKTTVSEAEHPLLCEGTRREKGDLALALMITYKDDQAKLKKILDKLLDRESQTHKPQTLSSFYSSSRPTTASQRSPSKHGGPSAPGALQPLTSGSAGPAQPGSVAGAGPGPTEGFTEKNVPESSPHSPCEGLPSEAALTPRPEGKVPSRLALGSRGGYNGRGWGSPGRPKKKHTGMASIDSSAPETTSDSSPTLSRRPLRGGWAPTSWGRGQDSDSISSSSSDSLGSSSSSGSRRASASGGARAKTVEVGRYKGRRPESHAPHVPNQPSEAAAHFYFELAKTVLIKAGGNSSTSIFTHPSSSGGHQGPHRNLHLCAFEIGLYALGLHNFVSPNWLSRTYSSHVSWITGQAMEIGSAALTILVECWDGHLTPPEVASLADRASRARDSNMVRAAAELALSCLPHAHALNPNEIQRALVQCKEQDNLMLEKACMAVEEAAKGGGVYPEVLFEVAHQWFWLYEQTAGGSSTAREGATSCSASGIRAAGEAGRGMPEGRGGPGTEPVTVAAAAVTAAATVVPVISVGSSLYPGPGLGHGHSPGLHPYTALQPHLPCSPQYLTHPAHPAHPMPHMPRPAVFPVPSSAYPQGVHPAFLGAQYPYSVTPPSLAATAVSFPVPSMAPITVHPYHTEPGLPLPTSVALSSVHPASTFPAIQGASLPALTTQPSPLVSGGFPPPEEETHSQPVSPHSLHHLHAAYRVGMLALEMLGRRAHNDHPNNFSRSPPYTDDVKWLLGLAAKLGDRHGDAAAAESRSCPQPPACPGLPPTGAALPAGIHAVHPPPLDSPDSCGLRRLCECDPERPQRLLPDAHGHDAVQRHPTEPQAQQTDQGAVAAGLTRDGHLLPLSLSPVGSYTGTQACGYGGPSHRGSEAWLDRSSSLSSLVAQTDSCSWAVAWGQDVSDPRSLGLGETALSGRGRWVASGIYLAFINI, from the exons ATGGAGCTGATGTTTGCGGAGTGGGAGGACGGAGAGCGCTTCTCATTCGAGGATTCGGACCGTTTTGAGGAGGATTCGCTCTGTTCCTTCATCTCCGAGGCCGAGAGCCTCTGCCAGAACTGGCGGGGATGGCGCAAACAGTCAGCGGGGCCCAATTCCCCCACTGGCGGCGGTGGCGGAGGTGGCAGTGGCGGTACCAGAATGCGAG ATGGACTGGTGATTCCATTGGTGGAGCTGTCAGCAAAGCAGGTGGCATTTCACATCCCATTTGAAGTGGTGGAGAAAGTTTACCCACCGGTGCCTGAGCAGCTACAGCTCCGAATTGCTTTTTGGAGCTTCCCTGAGAATGAAGAGGACATTCG GCTGTATTCATGCCTGGCCAATGGCAGTGCAGATGAGTTTCAGCGAGGGGATCAGCTCTTCCGCATGAGGGCTGTGAAGGACCCACTGCAGATAG GGTTCCACCTGAGTGCTACAGTGGTGCCACCTCAGATGGTCCCTCCCAAAGGGGCCTACAACGTGGCTGTGATGTTTGACCGCTGCCGGGTCACTTCCTGCAGCTGTACCTGTGGGGCTGGGGCCAAATGGTGCACCCACGTCGTGGCACTCTGTCTCTTCCGCATCCACAAC GCTTCTGCAGTCTGCCTGCGAGCCCCAGTCTCAGAGTCCCTGTCCCGGCTACAGAGGGACCAGCTGCAGAAGTTTGCTCAGTACCTCATCAGTGAGCTCCCTCAGCAG ATCCTCCCCACAGCTCAGCGTCTCCTGGACGAACTCCTGTCTTCCCAGTCAACAGCCATCAATACAGTGTGTGGAGCTCCGG ACCCCACAGCAGGGCCCTCAGCATCGGACCAGAGTACTTGGTATCTAGATGAATCGACACTCACTGACAACATCAAGAAGACACTGCACAAGTTCTGTGGCCCCTCCCCTGTGGTCTTCAG TGATGTGAACTCCATGTATCTGTCTTCCACGGAGCCGCCAGCCGCTGCTGAATGGGCATGTCTGCTGCGCCCTCTGAGAGGCCGTGAGCCGGAGGGCGTCTGGAACCTGCTAAGCATCGTGCGGGAGATGTTCAAGCGGAGGGACAGCAATGCTGCCCCCTTGTTGGAAATCCTCACTGACCAGTGCCTCACCTATGAGCAG ATAACAGGTTGGTGGTATAGCGTACGTACCTCAGCCTCACACAGCAGTGCCAGTGGGCACACGGGCCGTAGCAACGGGCAGTCAGAGGTGGCAGCCCATGCCTGTGCCAGCATGTGTGACGAGATGGTCACACTGTGGAGGCTGGCCGTGCTGGACCCTGCACTCAGCCCCCAGCG GCGCCGGGAACTGTGTACGCAGCTGCGGCAGTGGCAACTGAAGGTGATTGAGAACGTCAAGCGGGGCCAACACAAGAAGACGCTGGAGCGGCTCTTCCCTGGCTTCCGGCCAGCGGTGGAGGCCTGCTACTTCAACTGGGAAGAGGCCTACCCACTTCCCGGTGTCACCTACAGCGGCACTGACAGGAAGctggcactgtgctgggcccGGGCCCTGCCCTCTCGGCCAGGTGCCTCCCGCTCTGGGGGCCTGGAGGAATCCCGGGACCGGCCCCGACCCCTTCCTGCTGAACCAGCTGTGCGGCCCAAGGAGCCTGGGACCAAGCGAAAGGGCTTGGGTGAGGGGGTCCCCTCATCACAGCGGGGTCCCCGCCGCCTCTCAGCTGAAGGGGGAGATAAAGCTCTGCATAAGATGGGTCCAGGTGGGGGCAAAGCCAAGGCACTGGGTGGGGCTGGCAGTGGGAGCAAGGGCTCAGCAGGTGGCGGGAGCAAGCGACGGCTGAGCAGTGAAGACAGCTCCCTGGAGCCTGACCTGGCCGAGAtgagcctggatgacagcagCCTGGCCCTGGGCGCAGAGGCCAGCACCTTCGGGGGATTCCCTGAGAGCCCTCCACCCTGTCCTCTCCACGGTGGCTCCCGAGGCCCTTCCGCTTTCCTTCCTGAGCCCCCAGATACTTATGAAGAAGATGGTGGTGTGTACTTCTCAGAAGGGCCTGAGCCTCCCACAGCCTCTGCCGGTCCCCCTGGCCTACTGCCTGGGGATGTCTGTACCCGGGACGACGTCCCTTCTACAGATGAGAGTGGCAGTGGGCTTCCCAAAACCAAAGAGGCAGCCCCTGCAGTTGGAGAGGAGGATGACGACTACCAGGCGTACTATCTGAATGCCCAGGATGGGGCTGGGGGCGAGGAAGAGAAGGCCGAGGGCGGGGCTGGGGAGGAGCACGATCTGTTTGCTGGGCTGAAGCCGCTGGAACAGGAGAGCCGCATGGAG GTACTGTTTGCCTGTGCTGAGGCCCTGCATGCACATGGCTACAGCAATGAGGCCTCCCGTCTCACCGTGGAGCTTGCCCAGGATCTGCTAGCCAACCCACCCGACCTCAAG gGCAAGAAGAACAAGGTATCCACGAGCCGTCAGACCTGGGTGGCTACCAACACCCTGAGCAAGGCAGCTTTCCTGTTGACAGTGCTAAGTGAGCGTCCAGAGCACCACAACCTGGCCTTCCGAGTTGGCATGTTTGCCTTGGAGCTGCAGAGGCCTCCAGCTTCTACCAAGGCCTTGGAG GTGAAGCTGGCAtaccaggagtctgaggtggctGCCTTGCTCAAGAAGATCCCTCTGGGTCCGAGCGAGATGAGTACCATGCGGTGCCGGGCAGAGGAGCTTCGGGAGGGGACGCTCTGTGACTATCGGCCTGTGTTGCCTCTCATGTTGGCCAGTTTCATCTTTGACGTTCTCTGTGCTCCAG TGGTTTCTCCCACAGGTTCCCGGCCCCCAAGTCGCAACTGGAACAGTGAGACACCTGGGGatgaggagctgggatttgaagcaGCAGTTGCTGCCTTGG GCATGAAGACAACAGTAAGCGAGGCAGAACATCCCCTCTTATGTGAAGGTACACGTCGGGAGAAGGGTGACCTGGCATTAGCACTAATGATCACTTACAAGGACGACCAGGCCAAGCTTAAGAAG ATCTTAGACAAACTCTTGGACCGAGAGAGCCAGACACATAAGCCACAGACGCTGAGTTCTTTCTACTCATCTAGCCGCCCAACCACAGCCAGCCAGAGGTCTCCTTCAAAGCACGGGGGCCCATCTGCCCCAGGGGCCCTGCAACCACTGACCTCAGGCTCTGCAGGGCCTGCTCAACCAGGGAGTGTGGCAGGGGCTGGGCCAGGCCCCACTGAGGGCTTCACAGAGAAGAATGTGCCTG AGAGTTCCCCACATTCCCCCTGTGAGGGTCTTCCATCTGAGGCAGCTTTGACCCCCAGGCCAGAAGGGAAGGTTCCTAGCCGGTTGGCACTTGGCAGTCGTGGAGGCTATAATGGACGGGGATGGGGGTCTCCAGGACGGCCTAAGAAGAAGCACACAG GCATGGCCAGCATTGACAGCAGTGCCCCTGAAACAACATCGGATAGCTCCCCGACCTTAAGCCGGAGACCACTTCGAGGGGGCTGGgcccccacctcctggggtcgAGGTCAGGACAGTGACAGCATTAGCAGCTCTTCTTCGGACTCCCTGGGCTCCTCATCCTCCAGTGGAAGTCGCCGGGCCAGTGCCAGTGGAGGAGCCCGGGCAAAGACTGTTGAAGTTGGCAG GTACAAGGGCCGCCGCCCCGAGAGTCATGCCCCCCATGTACCCAATCAGCCATCAGAGGCAGCTGCACACTTCTACTTCGAGCTGGCGAAGACAGTGCTGATCAAGGCAGGGGGCAACAGCAGCACTTCCATTTTCACACATCCATCTTCCTCAGGGGGCCACCAGGGTCCTCACCGCAACCTGCACCTTTGCGCCTTCGAGATTGGGCTTTATGCCCTTGGCCTGCACAACTTTGTTTCTCCCAACTGGCTCTCACGTACTTATTCTTCTCACGTTTCCTGGATTACAG GCCAGGCCATGGAGATAGGCAGCGCAGCCCTGACTATACTGGTAGAATGCTGGGATGGGCACCTGACACCCCCTGAGGTTGCATCCCTGGCTGACAGGGCATCACGGGCAAGAGACTCCAATATGGTGAGGGCAGCAGCAGAGCTGGCCCTGAGCTGCCTGCCTCATGCCCATGCATTGAACCCTAATGAGATCCAGCGGGCCCTGGTGCAGTGCAAGGAACAG GACAACCTGATGTTGGAGAAGGCCTGCATGGCAGTGGAAGAGGCAGCTAAGGGTGGGGGAGTGTACCCTGAAGTGTTGTTTGAGGTTGCTCACCAGTGGTTCTGGCTATATGAGCAAACTGCAGGTGGCTCATCCACAGCCCGTGAAGGGGCTACAAGCTGTAGTGCCAGTGGGATCAGGGCAGCTGGGGAGGCTGGGCGGGGTATGCCTGAGGGTAGAGGGGGCCCAGGGACTGAGCCGGTTACAGTGGCGGCGGCAGCAGTGACAGCAGCAGCCACAGTGGTGCCCGTCATCTCGGTGGGGTCTAGTTTGTACCCGGGTCCAGGACTGGGGCATGGCCACTCCCCTGGCCTGCACCCCTACACTGCTCTACAGCCCCACTTGCCCTGTAGCCCTCAGTACCTCACTCACCCAGCTCACCCTGCCCACCCCATGCCTCACATGCCCCGGCCTGCCGTCTTCCCTGTGCCCAGCTCTGCATACCCACAG GGTGTGCATCCTGCATTCCTGGGGGCTCAGTACCCTTATTCAGTGACTCCTCCCTCACTTGCTGCCACTGCTGTGTCTTTCCCCGTCCCTTCCATGGCACCCATCACAGTACATCCCTACCACACAGAGCCAGGGCTTCCACTGCCCACCAGTGTGGCCT TGAGCAGTGTCCATCCAGCATCCACATTTCCAGCCATCCAGGGTGCCTCACTGCCTGCCCTGACCACACAGCCCAGCCCTCTGGTGAGCGGAGGTTTTCCACCACCCGAGGAGGAGACGCACAGTCAGCCAGTCAGTCCCCACAGCCTGCACCACCTGCATGCTGCCTACCGTGTCG GAATGCTGGCACTGGAGATGCTGGGTCGCCGGGCACACAACGATCACCCCAACAACTTCTCCCGCTCCCCCCCCTACACTGATGATGTCAAATGGTTGCTGGGGCTGGCAGCAAAGCTGG GAGATCGTCATGGAGACGCTGCAGCGGCTGAGTCCCGCTCATGCCCACAACCACCTGCGTGCCCCGGCCTTCCACCAACTGGTGCAGCGCTGCCAGCAGGCATACATGCAG TACATCCACCACCGCTTGATTCACCTGACTCCTGCGGACTACGACGACTTTGTGAATGCGATCCGGAGCGCCCGCAGCGCCTTCTGCCTGACGCCCATGGGCATGATGCAGTTCAACGACATCCTACAGAACCTCAAGCGCAGCAAACAGACCAAGGAGCTGTGGCAGCGGGTCTCACTCgagatggccaccttctccccCTGAGTCTTTCACCCGTAGGGTCCTATACAGGGACCCAGGCCTGTGGCTATGGGGGCCCCTCACACAGGGGGAGTGAAGCTTGGCTGGACAGATCATCCTCACTCAGTTCCCTGGTAGCCCAGACTGACAGCTGCTCTTGGGCTGTAGCCTGGGGCCAAGATGTCTCAGACCCTAGAAGCCTAGGGCTGGGGGAGACAGCCCTGTCTGGGAGGGGGCGTTGGGTGGCCTCTGGTATTTATTtggcatttataaatatataa
- the ZSWIM8 gene encoding zinc finger SWIM domain-containing protein 8 isoform X16 produces the protein MVHPRRGTLSLPHPQREALPIYPGPILRSIPPFSAACLATILFHFTLCPLQASAVCLRAPVSESLSRLQRDQLQKFAQYLISELPQQILPTAQRLLDELLSSQSTAINTVCGAPDPTAGPSASDQSTWYLDESTLTDNIKKTLHKFCGPSPVVFSDVNSMYLSSTEPPAAAEWACLLRPLRGREPEGVWNLLSIVREMFKRRDSNAAPLLEILTDQCLTYEQITGWWYSVRTSASHSSASGHTGRSNGQSEVAAHACASMCDEMVTLWRLAVLDPALSPQRRRELCTQLRQWQLKVIENVKRGQHKKTLERLFPGFRPAVEACYFNWEEAYPLPGVTYSGTDRKLALCWARALPSRPGASRSGGLEESRDRPRPLPAEPAVRPKEPGTKRKGLGEGVPSSQRGPRRLSAEGGDKALHKMGPGGGKAKALGGAGSGSKGSAGGGSKRRLSSEDSSLEPDLAEMSLDDSSLALGAEASTFGGFPESPPPCPLHGGSRGPSAFLPEPPDTYEEDGGVYFSEGPEPPTASAGPPGLLPGDVCTRDDVPSTDESGSGLPKTKEAAPAVGEEDDDYQAYYLNAQDGAGGEEEKAEGGAGEEHDLFAGLKPLEQESRMEVLFACAEALHAHGYSNEASRLTVELAQDLLANPPDLKVEPPPAKGKKNKVSTSRQTWVATNTLSKAAFLLTVLSERPEHHNLAFRVGMFALELQRPPASTKALEVKLAYQESEVAALLKKIPLGPSEMSTMRCRAEELREGTLCDYRPVLPLMLASFIFDVLCAPVVSPTGSRPPSRNWNSETPGDEELGFEAAVAALGMKTTVSEAEHPLLCEGTRREKGDLALALMITYKDDQAKLKKILDKLLDRESQTHKPQTLSSFYSSSRPTTASQRSPSKHGGPSAPGALQPLTSGSAGPAQPGSVAGAGPGPTEGFTEKNVPESSPHSPCEGLPSEAALTPRPEGKVPSRLALGSRGGYNGRGWGSPGRPKKKHTGMASIDSSAPETTSDSSPTLSRRPLRGGWAPTSWGRGQDSDSISSSSSDSLGSSSSSGSRRASASGGARAKTVEVGRYKGRRPESHAPHVPNQPSEAAAHFYFELAKTVLIKAGGNSSTSIFTHPSSSGGHQGPHRNLHLCAFEIGLYALGLHNFVSPNWLSRTYSSHVSWITGQAMEIGSAALTILVECWDGHLTPPEVASLADRASRARDSNMVRAAAELALSCLPHAHALNPNEIQRALVQCKEQDNLMLEKACMAVEEAAKGGGVYPEVLFEVAHQWFWLYEQTAGGSSTAREGATSCSASGIRAAGEAGRGMPEGRGGPGTEPVTVAAAAVTAAATVVPVISVGSSLYPGPGLGHGHSPGLHPYTALQPHLPCSPQYLTHPAHPAHPMPHMPRPAVFPVPSSAYPQGVHPAFLGAQYPYSVTPPSLAATAVSFPVPSMAPITVHPYHTEPGLPLPTSVACELWGQGTVSSVHPASTFPAIQGASLPALTTQPSPLVSGGFPPPEEETHSQPVSPHSLHHLHAAYRVGMLALEMLGRRAHNDHPNNFSRSPPYTDDVKWLLGLAAKLGDRHGDAAAAESRSCPQPPACPGLPPTGAALPAGIHAVHPPPLDSPDSCGLRRLCECDPERPQRLLPDAHGHDAVQRHPTEPQAQQTDQGAVAAGLTRDGHLLPLSLSPVGSYTGTQACGYGGPSHRGSEAWLDRSSSLSSLVAQTDSCSWAVAWGQDVSDPRSLGLGETALSGRGRWVASGIYLAFINI, from the exons ATGGTGCACCCACGTCGTGGCACTCTGTCTCTTCCGCATCCACAACGTGAGGCCCTCCCAATTTATCCCGGCCCTATCCTACGCTCCATCCCCCCCTTCTCTGCTGCATGCCTGGCTACAAT ATTATTCCATTTTACTCTGTGTCCCCTTCAGGCTTCTGCAGTCTGCCTGCGAGCCCCAGTCTCAGAGTCCCTGTCCCGGCTACAGAGGGACCAGCTGCAGAAGTTTGCTCAGTACCTCATCAGTGAGCTCCCTCAGCAG ATCCTCCCCACAGCTCAGCGTCTCCTGGACGAACTCCTGTCTTCCCAGTCAACAGCCATCAATACAGTGTGTGGAGCTCCGG ACCCCACAGCAGGGCCCTCAGCATCGGACCAGAGTACTTGGTATCTAGATGAATCGACACTCACTGACAACATCAAGAAGACACTGCACAAGTTCTGTGGCCCCTCCCCTGTGGTCTTCAG TGATGTGAACTCCATGTATCTGTCTTCCACGGAGCCGCCAGCCGCTGCTGAATGGGCATGTCTGCTGCGCCCTCTGAGAGGCCGTGAGCCGGAGGGCGTCTGGAACCTGCTAAGCATCGTGCGGGAGATGTTCAAGCGGAGGGACAGCAATGCTGCCCCCTTGTTGGAAATCCTCACTGACCAGTGCCTCACCTATGAGCAG ATAACAGGTTGGTGGTATAGCGTACGTACCTCAGCCTCACACAGCAGTGCCAGTGGGCACACGGGCCGTAGCAACGGGCAGTCAGAGGTGGCAGCCCATGCCTGTGCCAGCATGTGTGACGAGATGGTCACACTGTGGAGGCTGGCCGTGCTGGACCCTGCACTCAGCCCCCAGCG GCGCCGGGAACTGTGTACGCAGCTGCGGCAGTGGCAACTGAAGGTGATTGAGAACGTCAAGCGGGGCCAACACAAGAAGACGCTGGAGCGGCTCTTCCCTGGCTTCCGGCCAGCGGTGGAGGCCTGCTACTTCAACTGGGAAGAGGCCTACCCACTTCCCGGTGTCACCTACAGCGGCACTGACAGGAAGctggcactgtgctgggcccGGGCCCTGCCCTCTCGGCCAGGTGCCTCCCGCTCTGGGGGCCTGGAGGAATCCCGGGACCGGCCCCGACCCCTTCCTGCTGAACCAGCTGTGCGGCCCAAGGAGCCTGGGACCAAGCGAAAGGGCTTGGGTGAGGGGGTCCCCTCATCACAGCGGGGTCCCCGCCGCCTCTCAGCTGAAGGGGGAGATAAAGCTCTGCATAAGATGGGTCCAGGTGGGGGCAAAGCCAAGGCACTGGGTGGGGCTGGCAGTGGGAGCAAGGGCTCAGCAGGTGGCGGGAGCAAGCGACGGCTGAGCAGTGAAGACAGCTCCCTGGAGCCTGACCTGGCCGAGAtgagcctggatgacagcagCCTGGCCCTGGGCGCAGAGGCCAGCACCTTCGGGGGATTCCCTGAGAGCCCTCCACCCTGTCCTCTCCACGGTGGCTCCCGAGGCCCTTCCGCTTTCCTTCCTGAGCCCCCAGATACTTATGAAGAAGATGGTGGTGTGTACTTCTCAGAAGGGCCTGAGCCTCCCACAGCCTCTGCCGGTCCCCCTGGCCTACTGCCTGGGGATGTCTGTACCCGGGACGACGTCCCTTCTACAGATGAGAGTGGCAGTGGGCTTCCCAAAACCAAAGAGGCAGCCCCTGCAGTTGGAGAGGAGGATGACGACTACCAGGCGTACTATCTGAATGCCCAGGATGGGGCTGGGGGCGAGGAAGAGAAGGCCGAGGGCGGGGCTGGGGAGGAGCACGATCTGTTTGCTGGGCTGAAGCCGCTGGAACAGGAGAGCCGCATGGAG GTACTGTTTGCCTGTGCTGAGGCCCTGCATGCACATGGCTACAGCAATGAGGCCTCCCGTCTCACCGTGGAGCTTGCCCAGGATCTGCTAGCCAACCCACCCGACCTCAAGGTAGAGCCGCCCCCTGCCAAG gGCAAGAAGAACAAGGTATCCACGAGCCGTCAGACCTGGGTGGCTACCAACACCCTGAGCAAGGCAGCTTTCCTGTTGACAGTGCTAAGTGAGCGTCCAGAGCACCACAACCTGGCCTTCCGAGTTGGCATGTTTGCCTTGGAGCTGCAGAGGCCTCCAGCTTCTACCAAGGCCTTGGAG GTGAAGCTGGCAtaccaggagtctgaggtggctGCCTTGCTCAAGAAGATCCCTCTGGGTCCGAGCGAGATGAGTACCATGCGGTGCCGGGCAGAGGAGCTTCGGGAGGGGACGCTCTGTGACTATCGGCCTGTGTTGCCTCTCATGTTGGCCAGTTTCATCTTTGACGTTCTCTGTGCTCCAG TGGTTTCTCCCACAGGTTCCCGGCCCCCAAGTCGCAACTGGAACAGTGAGACACCTGGGGatgaggagctgggatttgaagcaGCAGTTGCTGCCTTGG GCATGAAGACAACAGTAAGCGAGGCAGAACATCCCCTCTTATGTGAAGGTACACGTCGGGAGAAGGGTGACCTGGCATTAGCACTAATGATCACTTACAAGGACGACCAGGCCAAGCTTAAGAAG ATCTTAGACAAACTCTTGGACCGAGAGAGCCAGACACATAAGCCACAGACGCTGAGTTCTTTCTACTCATCTAGCCGCCCAACCACAGCCAGCCAGAGGTCTCCTTCAAAGCACGGGGGCCCATCTGCCCCAGGGGCCCTGCAACCACTGACCTCAGGCTCTGCAGGGCCTGCTCAACCAGGGAGTGTGGCAGGGGCTGGGCCAGGCCCCACTGAGGGCTTCACAGAGAAGAATGTGCCTG AGAGTTCCCCACATTCCCCCTGTGAGGGTCTTCCATCTGAGGCAGCTTTGACCCCCAGGCCAGAAGGGAAGGTTCCTAGCCGGTTGGCACTTGGCAGTCGTGGAGGCTATAATGGACGGGGATGGGGGTCTCCAGGACGGCCTAAGAAGAAGCACACAG GCATGGCCAGCATTGACAGCAGTGCCCCTGAAACAACATCGGATAGCTCCCCGACCTTAAGCCGGAGACCACTTCGAGGGGGCTGGgcccccacctcctggggtcgAGGTCAGGACAGTGACAGCATTAGCAGCTCTTCTTCGGACTCCCTGGGCTCCTCATCCTCCAGTGGAAGTCGCCGGGCCAGTGCCAGTGGAGGAGCCCGGGCAAAGACTGTTGAAGTTGGCAG GTACAAGGGCCGCCGCCCCGAGAGTCATGCCCCCCATGTACCCAATCAGCCATCAGAGGCAGCTGCACACTTCTACTTCGAGCTGGCGAAGACAGTGCTGATCAAGGCAGGGGGCAACAGCAGCACTTCCATTTTCACACATCCATCTTCCTCAGGGGGCCACCAGGGTCCTCACCGCAACCTGCACCTTTGCGCCTTCGAGATTGGGCTTTATGCCCTTGGCCTGCACAACTTTGTTTCTCCCAACTGGCTCTCACGTACTTATTCTTCTCACGTTTCCTGGATTACAG GCCAGGCCATGGAGATAGGCAGCGCAGCCCTGACTATACTGGTAGAATGCTGGGATGGGCACCTGACACCCCCTGAGGTTGCATCCCTGGCTGACAGGGCATCACGGGCAAGAGACTCCAATATGGTGAGGGCAGCAGCAGAGCTGGCCCTGAGCTGCCTGCCTCATGCCCATGCATTGAACCCTAATGAGATCCAGCGGGCCCTGGTGCAGTGCAAGGAACAG GACAACCTGATGTTGGAGAAGGCCTGCATGGCAGTGGAAGAGGCAGCTAAGGGTGGGGGAGTGTACCCTGAAGTGTTGTTTGAGGTTGCTCACCAGTGGTTCTGGCTATATGAGCAAACTGCAGGTGGCTCATCCACAGCCCGTGAAGGGGCTACAAGCTGTAGTGCCAGTGGGATCAGGGCAGCTGGGGAGGCTGGGCGGGGTATGCCTGAGGGTAGAGGGGGCCCAGGGACTGAGCCGGTTACAGTGGCGGCGGCAGCAGTGACAGCAGCAGCCACAGTGGTGCCCGTCATCTCGGTGGGGTCTAGTTTGTACCCGGGTCCAGGACTGGGGCATGGCCACTCCCCTGGCCTGCACCCCTACACTGCTCTACAGCCCCACTTGCCCTGTAGCCCTCAGTACCTCACTCACCCAGCTCACCCTGCCCACCCCATGCCTCACATGCCCCGGCCTGCCGTCTTCCCTGTGCCCAGCTCTGCATACCCACAG GGTGTGCATCCTGCATTCCTGGGGGCTCAGTACCCTTATTCAGTGACTCCTCCCTCACTTGCTGCCACTGCTGTGTCTTTCCCCGTCCCTTCCATGGCACCCATCACAGTACATCCCTACCACACAGAGCCAGGGCTTCCACTGCCCACCAGTGTGGCCTGTGAGTTGTGGGGCCAGGGAACAG TGAGCAGTGTCCATCCAGCATCCACATTTCCAGCCATCCAGGGTGCCTCACTGCCTGCCCTGACCACACAGCCCAGCCCTCTGGTGAGCGGAGGTTTTCCACCACCCGAGGAGGAGACGCACAGTCAGCCAGTCAGTCCCCACAGCCTGCACCACCTGCATGCTGCCTACCGTGTCG GAATGCTGGCACTGGAGATGCTGGGTCGCCGGGCACACAACGATCACCCCAACAACTTCTCCCGCTCCCCCCCCTACACTGATGATGTCAAATGGTTGCTGGGGCTGGCAGCAAAGCTGG GAGATCGTCATGGAGACGCTGCAGCGGCTGAGTCCCGCTCATGCCCACAACCACCTGCGTGCCCCGGCCTTCCACCAACTGGTGCAGCGCTGCCAGCAGGCATACATGCAG TACATCCACCACCGCTTGATTCACCTGACTCCTGCGGACTACGACGACTTTGTGAATGCGATCCGGAGCGCCCGCAGCGCCTTCTGCCTGACGCCCATGGGCATGATGCAGTTCAACGACATCCTACAGAACCTCAAGCGCAGCAAACAGACCAAGGAGCTGTGGCAGCGGGTCTCACTCgagatggccaccttctccccCTGAGTCTTTCACCCGTAGGGTCCTATACAGGGACCCAGGCCTGTGGCTATGGGGGCCCCTCACACAGGGGGAGTGAAGCTTGGCTGGACAGATCATCCTCACTCAGTTCCCTGGTAGCCCAGACTGACAGCTGCTCTTGGGCTGTAGCCTGGGGCCAAGATGTCTCAGACCCTAGAAGCCTAGGGCTGGGGGAGACAGCCCTGTCTGGGAGGGGGCGTTGGGTGGCCTCTGGTATTTATTtggcatttataaatatataa